DNA from Nitrospina gracilis Nb-211:
TGGCCGCGGGTGGTGTCGATGTAGCTGTAGTAGCCGTAAGGGAAGCCGTTGCGCGTCGAGGAGTATTCGCTGAGGAAGGCGATGCCGTAGGCGACGACGGTGAACAACGCCGCGCGCTTGGCGCCGAAGTGCCAGACCGCGAGCGTCAGGTAAATCGCCAGGAAGACAAACACGTAGGGGCGGAGCAGGACCGTCCCGATCAGCAGATTGAGAAATTCCATAACAGGTCGTGTGGGTGCAATCTCAGCGGGCAAGCCCGTGTTCGCGCATCCAGTGAACGGCGTCGCTCAGCGCCTGCTCCACCGGGTTCTGCGGCAGTCCCAGTTCCCGGACTGCCTTGGACGCATCGAAGTACATGTGATACTTCGCCATCTTGACGCCGCCCAGCGGCACCGCCGGTGGCTTATGCGTGATGACGTTCGACACCGCATCGCACACCCAGCCCGCCGCGTACGCCACCCAGTAAGGCATCTGCACTTTCGGCGCGGGAATGCCGGTGATCTTCGACAGCGTGTCGAGGATTTCCTTGAGCGACATGTTGCGGTTGCCCAGGATGTAGCGTTCGCCCGCCTTGCCGCGTTCTTCCGCCAGCAGGTGGCCGCGCGCGCAGTCGCGCACGTCGATCAGGTTCAGCCCGGTGTCGAGGTATGCGGGCATGTTGCCGTTCAGGAAATCCTGGATCACCTTGCCGGTCGGCGTGGGTTTGATGTCACGCGGGCCCACCGGTGCACTGGGGTTGACGATGACCACCGGCAGCCCGTTGTTCGCAAACTCCAGCGCCACCTGTTCCGCCTCCCACTTCGAGCGCTTGTAATCGTTGCACAGCGTGGCCTGATTGAACGGTGTGGTTTCGTTGCCCGGCGTGCCGTTGCCGGTGAGGCCGATGCACCCGACGGTGCTGGTGTAAACCACCCGCTCGAGGCCCGCCTGCTTCGCCGCGTTCAGGATGTTCTTCGTGCCCTGGACATTGATGTCGTACACCATCTTGCGGTCGCGGTTCCACAAACTGTAATAGGCGGCGGCATGGTAGAGGGTGCCGCACTTGTCGAGCGCACGCGTAAGCGAGTCCGGATCGCGCAGGTCGCCGTGCACGACTTCGACGTCGAGTCCGGAAAGGTTGCGCAGGTCCGATCCCTGCCGCACCAGCACGCGCACCGTGCGGCCGGACAGGATCAACTCCCGCGCAATCGCCGAACCCAGAAACCCCGTTGTGCCTGTTACCAGTGTTTTCATTTTTGGATTGAGATGGTCATACAGTTAGTGAGTTTATCCCTTACCCTCCCTTTGCAAAGGGGAGGGCGTGGACGCGTGCTTTTTAGTGCGTCACTCTATGGCTGTTTTCAGAAGGGAGCGGGTGGCTGACTCTGTCACCTAAAAGAACACTTCGACGTCCGCCTTGTCGCGCAACTCTTGCACCAGTTTGTCCTTTTCTTTCTTCACTTCTTCTTTGAGCAGGTGGTTCAACAAATCCGTCTTCACCTGGTCAAGCGGAACCGCCTCCTCCGGGTGCGTTGCGTCAAGGCGCAGGATATGGAATCCGTACTGACTGCGCACGATGCCGGAGGTCTGCCCCGGCTTCATTTTGGAGATGGCTTCGTAAATCTCTTCCGGCATTTCGTCCCGGGCCATAGTACCCCATTTGCCGCCGTTTTGGCGGGTTTCCTCGTGTTCGGAATATTCTTTGGCGATGTCCTCAAACGACTTGCCGGACTGAATTTCCTTGAGCGCTTTTTCTATTTTCTTCCGCGCGTCGGCCTCCACCATGTCCTGCAGTTTGTGAAAGCGTTTCTTGAGTTTTGGATCTTCCGGCTCCTCCTGCCTCAGCGCGGCGGTGAAGATGTGTGAGAACTCCCAGCGCGGCGGTTGCAGAAACTGATCGCG
Protein-coding regions in this window:
- the hpnA gene encoding hopanoid-associated sugar epimerase — its product is MKTLVTGTTGFLGSAIARELILSGRTVRVLVRQGSDLRNLSGLDVEVVHGDLRDPDSLTRALDKCGTLYHAAAYYSLWNRDRKMVYDINVQGTKNILNAAKQAGLERVVYTSTVGCIGLTGNGTPGNETTPFNQATLCNDYKRSKWEAEQVALEFANNGLPVVIVNPSAPVGPRDIKPTPTGKVIQDFLNGNMPAYLDTGLNLIDVRDCARGHLLAEERGKAGERYILGNRNMSLKEILDTLSKITGIPAPKVQMPYWVAYAAGWVCDAVSNVITHKPPAVPLGGVKMAKYHMYFDASKAVRELGLPQNPVEQALSDAVHWMREHGLAR